A single region of the Streptomyces sp. NBC_00425 genome encodes:
- a CDS encoding molybdopterin-dependent oxidoreductase, with product MTYLVNGRSFPEEPEPGQCLRTFLRSLGRHGVKKGCDAGDCGACTVWLDGDPVHSCITPAFRADGREVTTIEGLGSPGDLHPVQRRFRDAPGFQCGFCTAGMIMTSATFTDAQKADLPRALKGNLCRCTGYRGIEDAVNGVVGVESAAPGRAVGRSVGAPAAEDVVTGRAEFTMDTRLDGMLHLKVLHSPHAHARILSIDKSAALAVPGVHRVYTWRDVPRRRFTTAIHTDHLVDPDDTRILDDTVRFVGQRVVAVLADTVAAAEEGCRRVRVEYEVLPAVFDPLEAMAEGAPQLHGSDDPFVRDPLHNVLLELHTHIGDVDAGFAEADVIHEGTYFSPRVQHAHLETHGSIAWMEDGRLNVRTSSQSPSIAKVKLAYLFALRPDQLRVFCKRVGGGFGGKQEVISEDLAALAALDTGRPVCFEFTREEEFTTASPRHPMTLTVRLGAKADGTLTAFQVRNVSNTGAYGNHGGETLYAGGAAVAVYRCPNKRYDAFSVYTNTVPSGALRGYGMTQPAFAVESAMDELARALHLDPLALRRRNIVRPGDPLVALHDGPDDVAFSEDSLAKCIDLVEGALAEAADRPPPGPGWLVGAGVASSLHETAPPTEHISEAWVTLGDDLVYELAVGTVEFGEGTSTAHVQIAAGQLGTTPSRIRLVQSDTDRTGFDTGAFASAGLFVAGNAVLRAADAVRDRILEYAAAYTGVHLVLCSMADEEVVCGDRRVPLAELVTSARARGIRFTAARKAYGSPRSVTSNTQGFRIAVHPVTGEIRILYSVQAADAAVVVNPAQVRGQVEGGVAQGIGFALTENHHVDENGVMVNPNLRNYRIPTYADVPRTDVLLVASTDSVGPLRSKGMAECCINPVAPALANALHDATGVRFRSLPLTPERIWSRLAERQSVATGPGS from the coding sequence ATGACCTACCTCGTGAACGGCAGGAGCTTCCCGGAGGAGCCCGAACCCGGCCAGTGCCTGCGCACGTTCCTGCGCTCGCTCGGCCGTCACGGCGTCAAGAAGGGCTGCGACGCGGGCGACTGCGGCGCCTGCACGGTCTGGCTGGACGGTGATCCGGTGCACAGCTGCATCACCCCCGCCTTCCGCGCGGACGGCCGCGAGGTGACCACGATCGAGGGCCTGGGTTCACCCGGCGACCTGCACCCGGTGCAACGGCGCTTCCGCGACGCCCCGGGATTCCAGTGCGGCTTCTGCACCGCCGGGATGATCATGACCTCCGCGACGTTCACCGACGCCCAGAAGGCCGACCTGCCCCGGGCGCTGAAGGGCAACCTCTGCCGCTGCACCGGCTACCGGGGCATCGAGGACGCGGTGAACGGCGTGGTGGGCGTGGAGAGCGCCGCGCCGGGCAGGGCGGTCGGCCGGAGCGTCGGCGCGCCGGCCGCCGAGGACGTGGTGACCGGTCGCGCCGAGTTCACGATGGACACCCGCCTCGACGGCATGCTGCACCTCAAGGTGCTGCACTCCCCGCACGCACACGCCCGGATCCTCTCGATCGACAAGAGCGCCGCCCTCGCGGTCCCCGGCGTGCACCGGGTATACACCTGGCGGGACGTGCCGCGCCGGCGCTTCACCACGGCGATCCACACCGACCATCTGGTCGACCCGGACGACACCCGCATCCTCGACGACACCGTCCGCTTCGTGGGCCAGCGCGTGGTCGCGGTGCTGGCCGACACCGTCGCGGCGGCGGAGGAGGGCTGCCGCAGGGTCCGAGTGGAGTACGAGGTGCTGCCGGCCGTGTTCGACCCTCTGGAGGCGATGGCGGAGGGCGCGCCGCAACTGCACGGCTCGGACGACCCGTTCGTCCGCGATCCGCTGCACAACGTCCTGCTCGAACTCCACACGCACATCGGCGACGTCGACGCGGGGTTCGCCGAGGCCGACGTGATCCACGAGGGCACCTACTTCTCGCCGCGCGTGCAGCACGCGCACCTCGAGACCCACGGCTCGATCGCCTGGATGGAGGACGGGCGGCTGAACGTGCGCACCAGCTCGCAGTCGCCGTCGATCGCGAAGGTCAAACTCGCCTACCTCTTCGCGCTGCGCCCCGACCAGCTCCGGGTGTTCTGCAAGCGCGTCGGCGGCGGCTTCGGCGGCAAGCAGGAGGTGATCTCCGAGGACCTGGCGGCGCTCGCCGCCCTCGACACCGGACGGCCCGTCTGCTTCGAGTTCACCCGCGAGGAGGAGTTCACCACGGCCTCGCCCCGGCATCCCATGACGCTGACGGTCAGGCTCGGAGCGAAGGCGGACGGCACCCTCACGGCGTTCCAGGTCCGCAACGTGTCCAACACGGGCGCCTACGGCAACCACGGCGGGGAGACGCTGTACGCGGGCGGCGCCGCCGTGGCGGTCTACCGCTGCCCCAACAAGAGGTACGACGCCTTCTCCGTGTACACCAACACCGTGCCGAGCGGGGCGCTGCGCGGGTACGGGATGACGCAGCCGGCGTTCGCCGTGGAGTCGGCGATGGACGAACTGGCGCGCGCGTTGCACCTCGATCCGCTCGCCCTGCGCCGCCGCAACATCGTGCGGCCGGGCGACCCGCTCGTGGCCCTGCACGACGGCCCCGACGACGTGGCGTTCAGCGAGGACTCCCTCGCCAAGTGCATCGACCTGGTGGAGGGCGCCCTGGCCGAGGCCGCCGACCGGCCGCCTCCCGGCCCCGGGTGGCTGGTGGGCGCCGGCGTCGCGAGCTCCCTGCACGAGACCGCGCCCCCGACCGAGCACATCTCCGAGGCCTGGGTCACCCTGGGGGACGATCTCGTCTACGAACTGGCCGTCGGCACGGTCGAGTTCGGGGAGGGCACATCGACCGCGCACGTCCAGATCGCGGCCGGTCAGCTGGGCACGACGCCCTCGCGGATCCGTCTGGTGCAGTCGGACACGGACCGCACGGGATTCGACACCGGCGCCTTCGCCAGTGCCGGACTGTTCGTGGCGGGCAACGCGGTGCTCCGGGCGGCCGACGCCGTGCGTGACCGCATCCTGGAGTACGCCGCCGCGTACACCGGCGTGCACCTCGTGCTGTGCTCGATGGCCGACGAGGAGGTCGTCTGCGGCGACCGGCGGGTGCCGCTGGCCGAGCTCGTCACGTCGGCACGGGCCCGCGGCATCCGGTTCACCGCCGCCCGCAAGGCCTACGGCTCGCCCCGCAGCGTCACCTCCAACACCCAGGGGTTCCGCATCGCCGTCCACCCGGTGACGGGCGAGATCCGCATCCTGTACAGCGTCCAGGCGGCCGACGCCGCCGTGGTCGTCAATCCCGCCCAGGTCCGCGGGCAGGTCGAGGGCGGGGTGGCGCAGGGAATCGGCTTCGCGCTGACCGAGAACCACCACGTCGACGAGAACGGCGTCATGGTGAACCCGAATCTGCGCAACTACCGCATCCCCACCTACGCCGACGTCCCGCGCACCGACGTGCTCCTGGTGGCGTCGACGGACTCCGTCGGTCCCCTGCGGTCGAAGGGGATGGCGGAATGCTGCATCAACCCGGTGGCCCCCGCGCTGGCCAACGCGCTCCACGACGCCACCGGCGTCCGCTTCCGCTCGCTGCCCCTGACTCCGGAGCGGATCTGGAGCCGGCTCGCCGAAAGGCAGTCGGTGGCGACGGGCCCGGGCTCATGA
- a CDS encoding amino acid deaminase encodes MSTEAFAALARLAEERVDHRFKGLPPDAEGLTVGELAAQRRNLFTGGFATPVLALSAERLEHNLTLMETYATRHGLAFAPHGKTSMAPQLFRRQIDRGAWGITLAVPHQVRVARAFGVRRVFLANELVDPSALRWISAELDADPGFHLVCYVDSVRGVELMDAALRGAARPVDVVVELAAGEGARTGVRTEEECAAVADAVAAVPTLRLVGVAGYEGEVPGADPQRVHAWLRRLVALAVGFDAAGRFADVEEIVVSAGGSAWFDAVADVFAAIPELSLPVLKLLRSGAYVSHDDGHYRKLTPFNRVPGEGALEPAFRLWTQVVSRPTPDQAFVNAGKRDAAYDLDLPFAQVIRRDGRERPATGVSVTALSDQHAWLRTTDEADLEVGDWVGLGLSHPCTSFDKWPLIPLAEADGTVVDYIRTYF; translated from the coding sequence ATGAGTACCGAGGCGTTCGCGGCGCTCGCCCGACTGGCCGAGGAACGTGTCGACCACCGCTTCAAGGGCCTCCCGCCGGACGCCGAAGGCCTCACCGTCGGCGAGCTGGCCGCCCAGCGCCGCAACCTCTTCACCGGAGGCTTCGCGACACCGGTGCTGGCCCTCTCCGCGGAACGCCTGGAGCACAACCTCACGCTCATGGAGACGTACGCGACCCGGCACGGCCTCGCCTTCGCGCCGCACGGCAAGACCTCCATGGCCCCGCAGCTCTTCCGGCGCCAGATCGACCGGGGCGCCTGGGGCATCACCCTCGCGGTCCCGCACCAGGTGCGGGTGGCCCGGGCGTTCGGCGTCCGGCGCGTGTTCCTCGCCAACGAACTGGTCGACCCGTCGGCCCTGCGCTGGATCTCCGCCGAACTCGACGCCGACCCCGGATTCCACCTGGTCTGTTACGTCGACTCCGTGCGCGGCGTCGAGCTGATGGACGCGGCCCTGCGCGGCGCCGCCCGCCCCGTCGACGTCGTGGTCGAGCTGGCCGCCGGCGAGGGCGCCCGCACCGGCGTGCGCACGGAGGAGGAGTGCGCGGCGGTCGCGGACGCGGTGGCGGCCGTCCCGACGCTGCGGCTGGTCGGGGTCGCGGGCTACGAGGGTGAGGTGCCGGGGGCCGACCCCCAGCGGGTGCACGCCTGGCTGCGCCGGCTGGTGGCCCTGGCCGTCGGCTTCGACGCGGCGGGGCGGTTCGCGGACGTCGAGGAGATCGTCGTCAGCGCCGGCGGCAGCGCCTGGTTCGACGCGGTCGCCGACGTCTTCGCCGCCATCCCCGAACTCTCGCTCCCCGTGCTGAAGTTGCTGCGCTCGGGAGCGTACGTCTCGCACGACGACGGCCACTACCGCAAGCTCACGCCGTTCAACCGGGTCCCCGGGGAGGGCGCGCTGGAGCCCGCGTTCCGGCTGTGGACCCAGGTCGTCTCCCGTCCCACCCCCGACCAGGCGTTCGTCAACGCGGGCAAGCGCGATGCCGCCTACGACCTCGACCTGCCCTTCGCGCAGGTGATCCGCCGCGACGGCCGTGAACGCCCCGCGACCGGCGTCTCGGTGACCGCCCTCTCCGACCAGCACGCCTGGCTGCGCACGACGGACGAGGCGGACCTCGAGGTCGGCGACTGGGTGGGCCTCGGCCTGTCGCACCCGTGCACGTCCTTCGACAAGTGGCCGCTGATCCCGCTGGCCGAGGCGGACGGCACGGTGGTCGACTACATCCGCACCTACTTCTGA
- a CDS encoding S1 family peptidase, with amino-acid sequence MRKPLVAACFALAIAGAGAAPAVAAPAAAGTGAAAPVLKAATPTLKAVNLAGTVALSNCSGSVVRFPSSLDTDPALVLSNGHCLSTGFPEPGEVLVNQASSRTFGLLNSAGTRVATLRASKLAYGTMTDTDVSIYQLTSTYASIRNSYGISALTVQDTHPVAGTAITVASGYWKRLYSCNVDGFVYRMKEGDWTWKDSVRYTSACQTIGGTSGSPVIDQSTGKVVAVNNTGNEDGERCTENNPCEVDANGNVTVRKGINYAQETYLIPACFKAGNQIDLNKSGCTLPKP; translated from the coding sequence ATGAGAAAGCCTCTCGTCGCCGCCTGCTTCGCCCTGGCCATCGCCGGGGCGGGCGCGGCGCCCGCGGTCGCCGCACCGGCCGCGGCCGGGACCGGGGCGGCCGCGCCCGTGCTCAAGGCCGCCACGCCCACGCTCAAGGCCGTCAACCTCGCCGGGACCGTCGCGCTCAGCAACTGCTCCGGCTCGGTCGTCCGCTTCCCCAGCTCCCTGGACACCGACCCCGCGCTGGTGCTCTCCAACGGCCACTGCCTGTCGACCGGGTTCCCGGAGCCGGGCGAGGTGCTCGTCAACCAGGCCTCCAGCCGCACCTTCGGCCTGCTCAACTCCGCCGGCACCCGGGTCGCGACCCTGCGCGCCAGCAAGCTCGCGTACGGGACGATGACCGACACCGACGTCTCGATCTACCAGCTCACCAGCACCTACGCGTCGATCAGGAACTCGTACGGGATCTCGGCCCTGACCGTGCAGGACACGCACCCGGTCGCCGGCACCGCCATCACCGTGGCGTCCGGCTACTGGAAGCGGCTCTACAGCTGCAACGTCGACGGGTTCGTCTACCGGATGAAGGAGGGCGACTGGACCTGGAAGGACTCGGTCCGTTACACCTCCGCCTGCCAGACCATCGGCGGCACCTCCGGCTCGCCGGTGATCGACCAGTCCACCGGCAAGGTCGTCGCCGTCAACAACACCGGCAACGAGGACGGCGAGCGCTGCACCGAGAACAACCCGTGTGAGGTCGACGCGAACGGCAACGTCACCGTCCGCAAGGGCATCAACTACGCCCAGGAGACCTACCTGATCCCGGCCTGCTTCAAGGCCGGCAACCAGATCGACCTGAACAAGAGCGGGTGCACCCTGCCCAAGCCGTAG
- a CDS encoding antibiotic biosynthesis monooxygenase, with product MSTDQHRSAGATAIINQKVLPGLEQEYESWQQGVNAAAADYAGYLGVEVSPPTPVQPEWVVVYRFDSVAHLKAWINSTTRQRLLAVGDKYLDGPGTQQVISGGSRPTDPLVTVVVTHRVDPAHVDEFLAWQRRLTQEEERFEGFRGTEIFQPVEGVQDDWTTLYRFDSAEHLDAWLTSNRRKQVLAEGAKFDDFRLRTIDNSFGSWFAFEENGKDAAAPSETRTALAVWVGLYPTVVLLTLALSPLGMPFWLGLLVGNLLSSFLMSFLTMPYYVNRLLKRWLRPAPDEPATRTNLIGLGIIAALTAFWVAVFYVVTTQIWTLP from the coding sequence ATGAGCACCGACCAGCACCGGAGCGCGGGAGCGACCGCGATCATCAATCAGAAGGTACTGCCCGGACTCGAACAGGAGTACGAGTCATGGCAGCAGGGCGTCAACGCCGCCGCCGCCGACTACGCCGGATACCTGGGCGTCGAGGTCTCCCCGCCGACCCCGGTGCAGCCCGAGTGGGTCGTCGTCTACCGGTTCGACTCCGTGGCCCACCTGAAGGCGTGGATCAACAGCACCACGAGACAGCGCCTCCTGGCCGTCGGCGACAAGTACCTCGACGGCCCCGGCACCCAGCAGGTGATCAGCGGCGGCTCCCGCCCGACGGATCCGCTGGTGACCGTGGTGGTCACCCACCGGGTCGACCCGGCTCACGTCGACGAGTTCCTCGCCTGGCAGCGCCGTCTGACCCAGGAGGAGGAGAGGTTCGAGGGATTCCGCGGCACGGAGATCTTCCAGCCGGTCGAAGGGGTGCAGGACGACTGGACCACCCTGTACCGGTTCGACAGCGCCGAGCACCTCGACGCCTGGCTGACGTCGAACAGACGCAAGCAGGTCCTCGCCGAGGGGGCGAAGTTCGACGACTTCCGGCTGCGCACGATCGACAACTCCTTCGGCAGCTGGTTCGCCTTCGAGGAGAACGGCAAGGACGCAGCGGCGCCCTCCGAGACCCGGACGGCCCTCGCGGTCTGGGTCGGCCTGTATCCGACCGTGGTGCTGCTGACGCTCGCCCTGTCGCCGCTGGGCATGCCGTTCTGGCTCGGGCTGCTCGTGGGCAACCTGCTGTCGAGCTTCCTGATGAGCTTCCTCACCATGCCGTACTACGTGAACCGGCTTCTCAAGCGGTGGCTGAGGCCCGCCCCGGACGAGCCGGCGACGCGGACCAACCTCATCGGCCTCGGCATCATCGCCGCACTGACGGCGTTCTGGGTGGCGGTCTTCTACGTCGTCACGACCCAGATCTGGACGTTGCCCTGA
- a CDS encoding FAD binding domain-containing protein, with amino-acid sequence MDLNTITEVVRRPAGRPGADWREGDAWLAGGTWLFSAEQPDLRRLVDLTALHWEPLTQSDAGLEIAATCTIRDLYAFTPPDDWIAGPLLGLSCEAFLSSFKVWNSATVGGNICLSLPAGPMITLTVALEARYELWAPDGSTRVVDALGFVTGDHRNVLAPGEILRRVAVPAHALRKRAAHRRFTLTRLGRSTVFLIGTLAPGTGDLLLTVTAGTTRPVRMAFDGFPDALTLRQSIDAVPADVWFADPNGTPGHRRHLTRHFAEEIRRELMAGT; translated from the coding sequence ATGGACCTCAACACCATCACCGAAGTCGTCCGTCGACCGGCGGGCCGGCCCGGCGCGGACTGGCGTGAAGGCGACGCCTGGCTCGCCGGCGGAACCTGGCTGTTCTCCGCCGAACAGCCGGATCTGCGCCGCCTGGTCGACCTGACGGCGCTGCACTGGGAACCGCTGACACAGAGCGACGCGGGCCTCGAGATCGCCGCGACGTGCACCATCCGGGACCTGTACGCGTTCACGCCGCCCGACGACTGGATCGCAGGCCCCCTCCTCGGACTCAGCTGCGAGGCCTTCCTGTCCTCGTTCAAGGTCTGGAACTCGGCGACCGTCGGCGGGAACATCTGCCTGTCCCTGCCCGCCGGGCCGATGATCACGCTGACGGTCGCGCTCGAGGCACGGTACGAACTGTGGGCTCCCGACGGGTCCACGCGCGTGGTCGACGCCCTCGGGTTCGTGACCGGGGACCACCGCAACGTGCTGGCTCCGGGCGAGATCCTGCGGCGCGTCGCCGTTCCGGCGCACGCCCTGCGCAAGCGCGCCGCGCACCGCCGCTTCACCCTGACCCGCCTCGGCCGTTCGACCGTGTTCCTGATCGGCACGCTGGCCCCGGGGACGGGCGACCTGCTGCTCACCGTCACGGCGGGCACCACACGGCCGGTGCGCATGGCGTTCGACGGCTTTCCCGACGCCCTGACCCTGCGGCAGAGCATCGACGCCGTCCCCGCCGACGTCTGGTTCGCCGATCCCAACGGGACCCCCGGCCATCGGCGCCATCTGACACGGCACTTCGCCGAGGAGATCCGACGCGAACTCATGGCTGGAACCTGA
- a CDS encoding N-acyl-D-amino-acid deacylase family protein, with protein MEDLVIRDADVVDGTGADSYRADVVIDDGRIVSIVKEAAAAGCQRPKAVRELDAEGLVLSPGFIDMHAHSDLALLRDPDHSAKAAQGVTLEVLGQDGLSYAPVDDRTLDEVRRAITGWNGPGDDVDFDWRSVGEYLDRLDRGAEGRGIAVNAAYLVPQGTVRALVVGWEDRPATARELDRMRRLVAEGLEQGAVGLSSGLTYTPGMYAGNAELEELCRVVARYGGYYCPHHRSYGAGALEAYAEMVELAGKAGCGLHLAHATMNFGVNEGRAPELLALLDDALDAGADITLDTYPYTPGCTTLAALLPSWASEGGPSEVLRRLADDESAERIRHDLEVTGADGCHGVPVDWETIEISGVTNQALGDFVGSTVGASAARLGWTPWATARRLLLEDGLGPTILQHVGHEENVRAIMRHRVHTGGSDGVLTGARPHPRAYGTFPRYLGHYVRESGILSLEECVAHLTGRPAARLRLPDRGVIREGYRADLVLFDPATVAAGSTYESPRTLPTGIPHVLIDGRFVVEDGRRTDVLAGRAVRRGPT; from the coding sequence ATGGAAGACCTCGTGATCCGGGACGCCGACGTCGTCGACGGCACGGGCGCGGACTCCTACCGCGCGGACGTGGTGATCGACGACGGCAGGATCGTCTCGATCGTCAAGGAGGCGGCGGCCGCGGGCTGTCAGCGCCCGAAGGCCGTGCGGGAGCTGGACGCGGAAGGGCTGGTCCTCTCCCCCGGCTTCATCGACATGCACGCCCACAGCGACCTGGCGCTGCTGCGCGACCCGGACCACAGCGCCAAGGCGGCCCAGGGCGTGACGCTCGAAGTCCTGGGCCAGGACGGTCTGTCGTACGCCCCGGTCGACGACCGCACCCTCGACGAGGTGCGCCGCGCCATCACCGGCTGGAACGGCCCCGGCGACGACGTCGACTTCGACTGGCGGTCGGTGGGCGAGTACCTGGACCGGCTGGACCGCGGCGCCGAGGGGCGGGGCATCGCCGTCAACGCGGCCTATCTCGTCCCGCAGGGCACGGTCCGGGCCCTCGTCGTCGGCTGGGAGGACCGCCCGGCCACGGCGCGGGAGCTGGACCGGATGCGGCGGCTGGTGGCGGAGGGCCTGGAGCAGGGGGCGGTCGGCCTGTCGTCCGGGCTGACGTACACGCCCGGGATGTACGCGGGGAACGCCGAACTGGAGGAACTGTGCCGGGTGGTGGCGCGCTACGGCGGCTACTACTGCCCCCACCACCGCAGTTACGGAGCCGGTGCGCTGGAGGCGTACGCGGAGATGGTGGAGCTGGCCGGCAAGGCCGGCTGCGGCCTCCATCTGGCCCACGCCACCATGAACTTCGGCGTGAACGAGGGGCGTGCGCCCGAGTTGCTGGCCCTGCTGGACGATGCGCTCGACGCGGGCGCCGACATCACCCTCGACACCTATCCCTACACGCCCGGCTGCACCACGCTCGCGGCCCTGCTGCCCAGTTGGGCGAGTGAGGGCGGCCCCTCGGAGGTCCTGCGCCGCCTCGCCGACGACGAGAGCGCCGAACGCATCCGCCACGACCTGGAGGTGACCGGCGCGGACGGCTGCCACGGGGTGCCGGTGGACTGGGAGACGATCGAGATCTCCGGGGTGACGAACCAGGCGCTGGGCGACTTCGTCGGCAGCACGGTCGGCGCTTCGGCCGCTCGTCTGGGCTGGACTCCGTGGGCGACGGCACGCCGGCTGCTGCTCGAGGACGGACTCGGGCCGACGATCCTTCAGCATGTGGGCCACGAGGAGAACGTCCGCGCGATCATGCGCCATCGCGTCCACACGGGCGGCTCGGACGGCGTCCTGACCGGCGCCCGCCCGCACCCGCGCGCGTACGGCACGTTCCCGCGCTACCTCGGCCACTACGTAAGGGAGTCCGGGATCCTCTCCCTGGAGGAGTGCGTCGCCCACCTGACCGGCCGTCCGGCGGCCCGCCTGCGTCTGCCGGACCGGGGCGTGATCCGTGAGGGGTACCGCGCCGACCTGGTGCTCTTCGACCCGGCGACGGTCGCGGCGGGCTCGACGTACGAGTCCCCGCGCACACTCCCCACGGGCATCCCGCACGTCCTGATCGACGGCCGCTTCGTCGTCGAGGACGGCCGGCGCACGGACGTGCTGGCGGGGCGGGCGGTCCGTCGCGGTCCCACGTGA
- a CDS encoding IclR family transcriptional regulator, whose protein sequence is MSQTVDRALSILPLLAEGPADLGQVADRLDVHKSTALRLLRTLHEHGLVYRQADQRYRLGARLFALAQEAMENLDVREIAHPHLTRLGETCGHTVHLAVYEDGEVLYIDKVESRYPVRMYSRIGRPVAITVAAVAKLLLADLPEPERRAVAESLDYPLYTARSTSGAPAFLRELQKVREQGWATDLGGHEESINCVAAPVRGADGRVVAALSVSAPNVVVTAEELLALLPLVRRTADAVSAEYSGRTPVSAPDKDAV, encoded by the coding sequence ATGAGCCAGACCGTCGACCGCGCCCTCAGCATCCTCCCGCTGCTCGCCGAGGGCCCCGCCGACCTCGGACAGGTCGCGGACCGCCTCGACGTGCACAAGTCGACCGCCCTGCGGCTGCTGCGCACCCTCCACGAGCACGGCCTCGTCTACCGTCAGGCCGACCAGCGCTACCGCCTCGGCGCCCGCCTGTTCGCCCTCGCCCAGGAGGCGATGGAGAACCTCGACGTCCGCGAGATCGCCCACCCCCACCTGACCCGACTGGGCGAGACCTGCGGACACACCGTCCACCTCGCCGTGTACGAGGACGGCGAGGTCCTCTACATCGACAAGGTGGAGAGCCGCTACCCGGTCCGCATGTACTCGCGCATCGGCAGGCCCGTCGCCATCACGGTCGCCGCCGTCGCCAAGCTGCTCCTCGCCGATCTGCCCGAACCCGAGCGGCGCGCCGTCGCCGAGAGCCTCGACTACCCCCTCTACACGGCTCGTTCGACGTCCGGTGCCCCCGCCTTCCTGCGTGAGCTGCAGAAGGTGCGCGAACAGGGCTGGGCCACCGACCTCGGCGGCCACGAGGAGTCCATCAACTGCGTCGCCGCGCCCGTCCGGGGCGCCGACGGCCGGGTGGTCGCCGCACTGTCGGTCTCCGCGCCGAACGTCGTCGTCACCGCCGAAGAACTCCTCGCCCTGCTTCCTCTGGTGCGCCGCACGGCGGACGCCGTCAGCGCCGAGTACTCCGGCAGGACGCCCGTATCAGCTCCCGACAAGGACGCCGTATGA
- a CDS encoding sugar kinase, with amino-acid sequence MTATGPRNAPDAPDATHVVNVVDVVDVTDVVDVVDVVTLGESMVAFQPSRPGRLADVPSFDRGIGGAESNVACALAAAGHTARWIGRVGADGFGDHLVETIGSYGVDVSRVRRDPDRPTGVYFRTAGDRSGDAHEVAYYRAGSAASAMSVDTVGLDAVRAGRVLHLTGITAALSADCLGLLCELTAARPGRPLVSFDVNHRPRLWTDGDGPRILRELARGADLVFVGEDEAADVWGLDGVHAVRAAIPEPEVLVVKQGAHGATLFHRDRVHGDRVHGDRVHGDRVQEDSVLHVPAPRVDVVAAVGAGDAFAAGFLSATLRGLPARDRLRHGHLTAAAALTVPGDLAVPPTRDHADRLAALDDTAWGRLRLGPGWTQAPAAPEEVRTP; translated from the coding sequence GTGACCGCCACCGGACCCCGCAACGCCCCCGACGCCCCCGACGCCACGCACGTCGTGAACGTCGTCGACGTCGTGGATGTCACCGACGTCGTGGATGTCGTCGACGTCGTCACGCTCGGCGAGTCCATGGTCGCGTTCCAGCCCTCCCGTCCGGGTCGCCTCGCCGACGTGCCGTCCTTCGACCGGGGCATCGGCGGCGCGGAGTCCAACGTGGCCTGCGCACTGGCGGCGGCCGGGCACACGGCGCGCTGGATCGGCCGGGTCGGGGCGGACGGTTTCGGCGACCACCTCGTCGAGACCATCGGCTCCTACGGCGTCGACGTCAGCCGCGTACGACGCGACCCGGACCGCCCGACCGGCGTCTACTTCCGCACCGCCGGCGACCGGTCGGGCGACGCCCACGAGGTCGCCTACTACCGGGCCGGCTCCGCAGCCTCCGCGATGTCCGTCGACACCGTCGGCCTCGACGCGGTACGGGCCGGCCGGGTCCTGCACCTCACCGGGATCACCGCGGCCCTCTCCGCGGACTGCCTCGGTCTGCTGTGCGAACTGACCGCCGCACGGCCCGGCCGGCCGCTCGTCTCCTTCGACGTCAACCACCGGCCCCGGCTGTGGACGGACGGCGACGGCCCCCGGATCCTGCGGGAACTGGCCCGCGGCGCCGACCTGGTGTTCGTCGGCGAGGACGAGGCCGCCGACGTGTGGGGCCTGGACGGCGTCCACGCCGTGCGGGCCGCGATCCCCGAACCCGAGGTGCTCGTCGTCAAACAGGGCGCACACGGGGCAACCCTCTTCCACAGGGACCGCGTCCACGGGGACCGCGTTCACGGGGACCGCGTTCACGGGGACCGCGTCCAGGAGGACAGCGTCCTGCACGTCCCGGCCCCGCGGGTCGACGTCGTCGCCGCCGTCGGCGCCGGGGACGCCTTCGCCGCCGGGTTCCTCTCCGCCACCCTGCGCGGGCTGCCCGCCCGCGACCGGCTGCGGCACGGGCATCTGACGGCCGCCGCCGCCCTCACCGTCCCCGGCGACCTCGCCGTCCCCCCGACCCGCGACCACGCCGACCGGCTCGCCGCCCTCGACGACACCGCGTGGGGGAGACTGCGACTCGGCCCGGGCTGGACGCAGGCCCCGGCCGCCCCCGAGGAGGTACGCACCCCATGA